A DNA window from Arachis duranensis cultivar V14167 chromosome 3, aradu.V14167.gnm2.J7QH, whole genome shotgun sequence contains the following coding sequences:
- the LOC107479849 gene encoding WRKY transcription factor 22: MTYFSVLVALPLPIIPKEPEDAIKQDLQQVSTVSKPKKSKKSLNKRVVKEVTAADIGVCDAWAWRKYGQKPIKGSPYPRSYYRCSSSKGCLARKQVERNHLDPTIFLVTYTAEHNHPYPTRRNSLAGISRKNNSLTTTTTTTTTTTCSSSSNSSSMEEHKGFKKQHGLLCEAAEFGDVWFPDTTDIDHEFMRLNNKLELQFHAGDFISGNY; the protein is encoded by the exons ATGACCTACTTTTCAGTACTAGTAGCCCTACCGTTACCAATAATCCCCAAAGAACCCGAAGATGCCATTAAACAAGACTTGCAGCAAGTTTCCACAGTTTCTAAACCTAAAAAAAG CAAGAAGAGCCTGAACAAGAGGGTGGTGAAGGAGGTTACAGCGGCGGATATTGGAGTTTGCGACGCATGGGCGTGGCGAAAATACGGACAGAAACCTATCAAGGGTTCACCATATCCACGGAGCTATTACAGGTGCAGCAGCTCCAAAGGATGCCTGGCGAGGAAACAAGTTGAAAGGAACCATCTGGATCCAACGATTTTCTTGGTTACATACACCGCTGAACACAACCATCCCTACCCTACTCGCCGCAACTCTCTCGCAGGGATTTCACGCAAGAACAACTccttaacaacaacaacaactactactactactacaacttgttcttcttcttcgaaTTCCTCGTCCATGGAAGAACATAAGGGATTCAAGAAGCAGCATGGACTTCTTTGTGAAGCTGCTGAGTTTGGTGATGTTTGGTTTCCAGACACAACAGACATCGATCATGAATTTATGAGGCTTAATAATAAACTAGAACTTCAATTTCATGCTGGTGATTTCATTTCTGGTAATTATTAG